One window of the Acaryochloris sp. CCMEE 5410 genome contains the following:
- a CDS encoding inositol monophosphatase family protein, protein MTTTDLNTYLDIATEAALAGGGVLQQFWGKLENIQEKRPGDLVTEADQAAEKAVLAVIGRHFPGHQILAEESGQQGNQDSEYLWAIDPLDGTTNYAHQYPFSATSIALIIRGVPTVGVIYDPFHRELFRGATGLGATRNRQPIHVSSTSSLASSLLVTGFAYDRRETKDNNYAEFCHLTHLSQGVRRGGSASIDLAYIACGRLDGYWERGLSPWDIAAGIVLVQEAGGTVTAYDQSPQQLASGRLLATNGHIHAALSHELLKIQPLDWAPPNLSASR, encoded by the coding sequence ATGACGACAACCGACTTAAACACCTACCTAGATATTGCGACTGAAGCAGCCCTGGCGGGTGGTGGTGTCCTCCAACAGTTTTGGGGCAAGTTAGAAAATATTCAAGAAAAGCGACCGGGCGATTTAGTTACCGAGGCCGACCAAGCTGCCGAGAAGGCGGTGCTCGCAGTGATTGGTCGCCATTTTCCAGGGCATCAAATCCTGGCGGAAGAGTCGGGGCAACAAGGCAATCAAGACAGTGAGTATTTATGGGCGATCGATCCCCTCGATGGCACCACGAACTATGCCCACCAATATCCATTCTCGGCGACATCTATTGCGTTAATCATTCGAGGGGTTCCCACAGTTGGCGTGATATATGACCCCTTCCATCGGGAGCTATTTCGAGGGGCAACGGGTTTAGGGGCGACTCGTAATCGTCAACCCATCCATGTTTCTTCTACATCGTCCTTGGCCAGTAGCCTGCTGGTCACAGGGTTTGCCTATGACCGGCGAGAAACCAAAGATAATAACTATGCTGAATTTTGCCACTTAACCCATCTCTCCCAGGGCGTTCGGCGGGGTGGTTCAGCCTCAATTGATTTGGCCTATATTGCCTGTGGTCGGCTAGATGGATATTGGGAGCGGGGATTGTCGCCTTGGGATATTGCGGCGGGTATCGTCCTGGTACAGGAAGCGGGCGGTACCGTCACTGCCTATGATCAAAGTCCGCAACAATTAGCCTCGGGGCGTTTATTAGCCACCAATGGTCATATTCATGCGGCTCTCAGTCACGAACTGCTTAAAATTCAGCCGTTGGATTGGGCTCCTCCAAATCTCTCCGCTTCTAGATAA
- a CDS encoding 2Fe-2S iron-sulfur cluster-binding protein: MEKFTIHIRDRHSGNDYEVLVPADHYILESVEQQGRRLPFACRNGACTTCAVRVLSGDLHQPEAMGLSLELQKQGYALLCVSYPKSDLVVETQDEDEVYELQFGRYFGKGKVRTGLPLDEE; this comes from the coding sequence ATGGAAAAATTTACGATACATATTCGCGATCGCCACAGCGGAAACGACTATGAAGTCCTTGTTCCTGCCGACCACTACATCCTTGAAAGTGTGGAGCAACAAGGGCGGCGTCTCCCTTTTGCTTGCCGGAATGGTGCCTGTACAACCTGTGCCGTGAGAGTACTATCCGGTGACCTCCATCAGCCAGAAGCCATGGGGCTTTCCCTTGAGCTACAAAAGCAGGGGTATGCCCTATTATGTGTGAGCTATCCCAAAAGCGATTTAGTAGTGGAAACCCAAGACGAAGATGAAGTCTATGAACTCCAGTTCGGCCGCTATTTTGGGAAAGGTAAGGTTCGTACTGGCCTCCCCTTAGATGAAGAGTAA
- a CDS encoding glycosyltransferase family 9 protein — protein sequence MTRVLALIPGDVGRQLLFFPTLETLHRHYSQVEIDVIVEPRAKQAFRLCRTVDNVLTFQFENRNGAADWGNLIGQMRDRRYDASLTISREWTAGLLCWLVGIPQRVGYENLALPAWVRFARKRFPTLGGTVADLSGKCLTAAVPPNARPYDAQRYHDLLLGLGIDTPCPDISIQIPLDDQNWAKAEQERLGIAGQPYIILHGGTGAENSDDEPSQFYPIRSWESVIEGYLERQPDTPLVVVQTAENKEWVASLVAVCPQLQIVMPQHVGQLAAFIDAGHLMICADRAPLHLGVAVKTRLVALFGALEPTRHLPTAPHFAGLKSLTSKVADIPPIQVLEKVWGVS from the coding sequence ATGACCCGTGTATTAGCATTAATTCCTGGCGATGTTGGTCGGCAACTCTTGTTCTTCCCAACCTTAGAAACGCTTCACCGCCATTATTCTCAGGTTGAGATCGATGTCATTGTAGAACCCCGCGCCAAGCAGGCTTTTCGACTCTGTCGAACGGTTGATAATGTCTTGACCTTTCAGTTTGAGAACCGGAATGGGGCCGCCGATTGGGGCAATTTAATCGGGCAAATGCGAGATCGTCGCTATGATGCCAGCCTTACCATCAGTCGCGAGTGGACTGCGGGCTTGCTGTGTTGGTTAGTCGGGATTCCTCAGCGAGTGGGCTATGAAAATCTGGCCTTGCCGGCTTGGGTGCGATTTGCGCGGAAACGGTTTCCCACCCTCGGCGGAACTGTGGCTGATTTATCGGGTAAATGCTTGACAGCGGCTGTTCCCCCGAATGCTCGCCCCTACGATGCCCAACGCTACCATGACTTGCTGTTGGGGTTAGGGATTGATACCCCTTGCCCAGATATTTCGATTCAAATTCCCCTAGACGATCAGAATTGGGCCAAAGCTGAGCAAGAACGACTCGGGATTGCAGGTCAGCCTTATATCATTCTTCATGGCGGAACAGGCGCGGAAAACTCGGATGATGAACCCTCTCAGTTTTATCCTATTCGGAGCTGGGAATCTGTCATCGAAGGGTACTTAGAACGGCAACCGGATACCCCTCTAGTCGTGGTGCAAACGGCTGAGAACAAAGAGTGGGTTGCCTCCCTAGTTGCGGTTTGTCCTCAACTCCAGATCGTTATGCCTCAGCATGTGGGCCAATTGGCCGCCTTTATTGATGCAGGGCATCTAATGATTTGTGCAGACCGGGCTCCCTTACATCTGGGCGTTGCCGTGAAAACGCGTCTAGTCGCCCTATTTGGAGCCCTAGAACCGACTCGGCATTTGCCAACAGCCCCCCACTTCGCTGGCCTAAAGTCTCTAACGAGCAAAGTCGCAGATATTCCGCCCATTCAAGTTCTTGAAAAGGTGTGGGGTGTCAGCTAA
- the ispD gene encoding 2-C-methyl-D-erythritol 4-phosphate cytidylyltransferase: MHLLIPAAGMGRRMGSDRNKLRLMLHGKPLLAWTLLAAESADSITWIGIIGQLEDEPTWKELLDALTLNKPVVFIEGGQTRQESVYNGLQALPPQAEQVLIHDGARCLATPDLLDRCSEALQKYQGFVAAVPVKDTIKVVDTTHQIQDTPDRSQLWAAQTPQGFQVKPLKQCHEQGRQQGWEVTDDAALFEKLDLPVHIVLGEETNLKVTTPADLAIAELILEQRLQKNSQTDGFGS, translated from the coding sequence ATGCACCTATTAATTCCAGCGGCAGGGATGGGACGACGCATGGGCAGCGATCGCAATAAGTTGCGGTTGATGTTGCACGGTAAGCCTCTGTTGGCCTGGACGCTGCTGGCCGCTGAATCTGCTGATTCCATTACCTGGATTGGGATTATTGGTCAATTAGAGGATGAGCCAACCTGGAAAGAACTGTTAGACGCTCTGACTTTGAATAAGCCCGTCGTCTTTATTGAAGGGGGACAGACTCGTCAAGAATCTGTCTATAACGGTCTCCAAGCCCTCCCTCCTCAAGCGGAACAGGTGCTGATCCACGATGGTGCTCGTTGTTTAGCTACGCCCGATTTACTAGACCGTTGTTCTGAAGCCCTCCAAAAATATCAAGGCTTTGTGGCTGCTGTGCCGGTCAAAGACACCATCAAGGTGGTGGATACGACCCATCAAATTCAAGATACGCCTGATCGATCCCAGTTATGGGCTGCCCAAACGCCGCAAGGCTTCCAAGTTAAACCGCTCAAGCAATGTCATGAACAGGGACGACAGCAGGGATGGGAAGTCACGGATGATGCGGCTTTATTTGAGAAACTGGATCTTCCAGTCCATATCGTTTTGGGAGAAGAGACCAACTTAAAGGTGACCACGCCTGCTGATCTTGCGATCGCAGAATTAATCCTTGAACAACGCCTCCAAAAAAACTCCCAAACTGACGGATTCGGGAGTTAA
- the rpsD gene encoding 30S ribosomal protein S4, which produces MSRYRGPRLRVVRRLGELPGLSRKTPRRAYPPGQHGQARKKRSEYAAQLEEKQKLRFNYGLSERQLLRYVRKARRAGGSTGQTLLQLLEMRLDNTIFRLGMAPTIPAARQLVNHGHVLVNGRVVSIASYQCRPGDVIQSRDRDASRKLIETHMQFPGLANIPTHLEFDKNTLTGKVNGVIEREWIALEINELLVVEYYSRKG; this is translated from the coding sequence ATGTCGCGATATCGAGGCCCTCGCCTCAGAGTAGTGCGTCGTTTAGGAGAGCTGCCTGGATTATCCCGGAAGACTCCCCGTCGAGCCTACCCCCCTGGGCAACATGGCCAAGCTCGCAAAAAGCGGTCTGAATATGCAGCCCAGCTTGAAGAAAAACAAAAATTACGATTTAATTATGGCTTGTCTGAACGACAGCTATTGCGCTATGTGCGCAAAGCGCGCCGGGCCGGAGGTTCTACAGGTCAAACCCTGTTGCAACTGCTGGAGATGCGCCTAGATAACACGATCTTTCGCTTAGGGATGGCACCGACCATTCCTGCCGCTAGGCAGTTAGTGAATCATGGCCATGTGTTAGTGAATGGCCGAGTGGTGTCGATTGCAAGCTATCAATGCCGCCCGGGCGATGTGATTCAATCTAGAGATCGAGATGCCTCCCGCAAGCTGATTGAAACCCACATGCAGTTTCCTGGCTTAGCGAATATTCCTACTCACCTGGAATTCGATAAGAATACTTTGACGGGTAAAGTCAATGGGGTCATCGAGCGAGAGTGGATTGCCTTAGAAATTAATGAACTACTCGTGGTGGAATATTACTCGCGGAAAGGGTAA
- the rlmN gene encoding 23S rRNA (adenine(2503)-C(2))-methyltransferase RlmN, with protein sequence MLDQLSVESIPPLLGASKAQLTHWAQTYQQPAYRGQQVHQWIYQKGVHSLSDITVLPKQWRTEIADIPVGRSQIHHRSAAQDGTVKYLLKLADGQIIETVGIPTQKRLTVCVSSQVGCPMGCDFCATGKGEYQRNLACHEIVDQVLTVQEDFQQRVGNVVFMGMGEPLLNLDQVLAAVRSLNQDVGIGQRSLTVSTVGIPKQILKLAQHQLQITLAVSLHASNQNIRTQLVPSAKHYPLEQLLKDCRTYVTQTGRRVTFEYIMLSGVNDHPEHALELAHHLRGFQSHVNLIPYNPISEVDYQRPTQKQLQQFLNSLQSQHITASIRRSRGLDKDAACGQLRATQMIDPASS encoded by the coding sequence ATGCTTGATCAACTTTCTGTCGAGTCTATTCCACCCCTTTTAGGGGCTTCTAAGGCTCAGTTGACTCATTGGGCTCAGACCTACCAGCAGCCAGCCTATCGGGGTCAACAAGTACACCAATGGATTTACCAGAAAGGTGTGCATTCCCTCAGCGACATCACTGTTCTCCCGAAACAATGGCGGACTGAAATTGCAGATATCCCCGTGGGTCGCTCCCAGATTCATCATCGTTCTGCTGCTCAAGATGGGACCGTCAAGTATTTACTCAAACTTGCAGATGGACAGATTATTGAAACCGTTGGTATTCCAACCCAAAAACGGCTAACCGTATGCGTTTCTTCTCAGGTCGGCTGTCCTATGGGCTGCGACTTTTGTGCCACCGGCAAAGGTGAATATCAACGTAATCTTGCCTGTCATGAAATTGTTGATCAAGTCTTAACTGTCCAAGAAGATTTTCAACAACGGGTCGGCAATGTTGTATTTATGGGCATGGGGGAACCGCTACTTAATCTGGACCAAGTCCTTGCCGCTGTGCGATCCCTCAATCAAGATGTGGGGATTGGCCAACGATCCCTAACAGTCTCCACTGTCGGCATTCCCAAGCAGATTCTCAAGCTTGCCCAGCACCAACTTCAGATTACGCTAGCGGTAAGCTTACATGCTTCCAATCAGAATATTCGCACACAGCTAGTGCCGAGTGCCAAGCATTATCCTCTGGAGCAGCTTCTGAAGGATTGTCGGACTTACGTTACCCAAACAGGTCGCCGGGTCACCTTTGAGTACATTATGCTGTCAGGAGTCAACGACCACCCAGAACATGCTCTCGAGCTAGCCCATCATCTGCGAGGCTTCCAAAGCCATGTGAACTTAATCCCTTACAACCCGATCTCCGAAGTGGACTACCAACGTCCAACCCAAAAGCAACTCCAACAATTTCTAAATAGCTTACAAAGCCAACATATCACTGCCAGTATTCGACGATCTCGCGGTTTAGACAAAGATGCTGCCTGTGGTCAATTAAGGGCAACGCAGATGATAGATCCAGCCTCAAGCTAA
- a CDS encoding iron uptake porin, protein MKKVCLLAGSLSLLGLSALPVKAVSTSEQLPVEAQSVDVAPVAAEQDELLLADQSLSETTSVNDLMSETKEDSVGQVTSVSQLSDVQPDDWAFQAIQSLVERYGCVAGYPNGTFRPSRAMSRREAAALVNACLDNLSNRFATKEDLDALKALQDEFAAELATLRGRVDGLEARVATVEAQQFSTTTKLQGEVVMAAQFGDFVNNPTDTVVDPVNGVLNAGGPDSRVSAISRVRLNFNTSFSGDDLLATQLEVGNNGQDFFGNALGAQDPGPGLGTLTGSGVPLVDLGAADYAGVGNTVTLRRLAYTFKPGENLAVTVGTNIFPSDFVDFNSYANNSAQDFSSGFFINNPLIITNAVDLNGGAGAAFDWNPNAGKISVRGVYVAAAGNVATAAANGGLGGDPHQGTLELEYANSFGADDQNNFAIRLQGTYAETFNIEQKVLGVNAEATFGNIGIFGRYGISFDPQNQTVNPSVDVFGNPAVAPTILTAGGSNTIQTWMAGLGYKDALVPGSLFAVAAGMPYLVTGTPGSNDQINLEAFYRFPVNDNITITPAVMYIINPLGTVNGLSAAGAGNDNDIIQGLIRATFSF, encoded by the coding sequence ATGAAAAAAGTATGTCTATTAGCTGGAAGCCTGAGTCTTCTCGGACTTTCTGCCCTACCTGTAAAAGCTGTCAGCACTAGCGAACAGCTTCCTGTAGAAGCCCAATCTGTTGATGTAGCACCTGTTGCTGCTGAGCAAGATGAATTGTTGTTGGCTGATCAGTCTCTCAGCGAAACAACTTCTGTAAATGACTTGATGTCTGAGACTAAAGAAGATTCTGTTGGTCAGGTGACCTCAGTTTCTCAACTGTCTGATGTTCAGCCTGATGACTGGGCTTTCCAAGCCATTCAATCATTGGTTGAGCGCTATGGTTGCGTCGCCGGTTATCCCAATGGCACCTTCCGCCCCAGCCGAGCCATGTCTCGTCGTGAAGCCGCTGCTTTGGTTAATGCTTGTTTAGATAACCTCAGCAACCGCTTTGCTACTAAAGAAGATTTAGATGCCCTCAAGGCACTTCAAGACGAATTTGCAGCTGAACTCGCTACCCTACGTGGTCGTGTTGATGGTTTAGAAGCTCGCGTTGCCACTGTTGAAGCCCAGCAGTTCTCCACCACCACCAAACTTCAAGGTGAAGTGGTCATGGCTGCTCAGTTTGGTGACTTCGTTAACAACCCAACAGATACTGTTGTCGATCCCGTTAACGGTGTTCTAAATGCAGGTGGACCCGATAGCCGCGTTTCTGCCATCTCTCGAGTTCGTTTGAACTTCAACACTAGTTTCTCTGGCGATGACTTATTAGCCACCCAATTAGAAGTGGGTAATAATGGTCAAGATTTCTTTGGTAACGCTCTGGGTGCTCAGGATCCTGGCCCAGGTTTGGGAACTTTGACAGGTTCTGGCGTACCTCTAGTTGATTTGGGTGCTGCCGACTATGCAGGTGTAGGTAATACCGTTACGCTGCGTCGTTTAGCCTATACCTTCAAGCCCGGCGAGAACTTAGCTGTTACCGTTGGTACCAACATTTTCCCCAGTGACTTTGTTGACTTCAACAGTTATGCCAATAACTCTGCTCAAGATTTCAGCTCTGGCTTCTTTATCAACAACCCTTTAATCATCACCAACGCGGTTGATCTCAATGGTGGTGCTGGTGCAGCCTTTGATTGGAATCCTAATGCTGGTAAAATCAGCGTTCGTGGTGTGTATGTTGCCGCTGCTGGTAACGTCGCAACTGCCGCTGCTAATGGTGGCTTAGGTGGCGATCCTCACCAAGGAACCTTGGAACTTGAGTATGCCAACAGTTTTGGTGCAGATGATCAAAACAACTTTGCCATTCGTTTGCAAGGTACCTACGCTGAGACTTTCAACATTGAGCAGAAAGTCTTAGGTGTCAACGCTGAAGCTACTTTCGGTAACATTGGTATCTTTGGTCGCTATGGTATTTCCTTTGATCCTCAGAACCAAACCGTAAACCCAAGTGTTGATGTATTTGGCAACCCTGCTGTTGCACCTACTATCCTCACAGCTGGTGGTTCTAACACCATTCAGACTTGGATGGCTGGCCTTGGTTACAAGGATGCTCTTGTTCCTGGTTCCTTATTTGCCGTTGCTGCTGGTATGCCTTACTTGGTCACCGGTACTCCTGGATCCAACGACCAGATCAACTTGGAAGCCTTCTATCGGTTCCCAGTTAATGACAACATCACCATCACTCCTGCTGTGATGTACATCATTAATCCTTTGGGTACTGTCAATGGCCTCTCCGCTGCTGGTGCTGGCAATGACAACGACATCATCCAAGGTTTGATTCGAGCAACCTTCTCCTTCTAA
- the gloA gene encoding lactoylglutathione lyase, whose amino-acid sequence MRILHTMLRVADLDASLAFYCDVLGMKLLRRKDYPNGKFTLAFVGYGDEADNTVLELTYNWGVSEYTLGDAYGHIAIGVDDIYSACNVIKTRGGTVTREPGPMKHGSTVIAFVEDPDHYKVELIQLSSKASVTTTTSTSVS is encoded by the coding sequence ATGAGAATTCTCCATACCATGCTCAGAGTGGCAGATCTTGATGCTTCTTTAGCATTCTACTGTGATGTCCTAGGAATGAAGCTACTTCGTCGGAAAGATTACCCGAACGGAAAGTTTACGCTGGCCTTTGTGGGTTACGGAGATGAAGCAGATAACACGGTGCTAGAACTGACTTATAACTGGGGTGTCTCTGAATACACTTTGGGAGATGCCTATGGCCATATTGCCATTGGCGTTGACGACATCTATAGTGCCTGCAACGTCATTAAAACTCGTGGTGGAACAGTGACCCGAGAACCTGGCCCCATGAAACATGGCTCAACGGTAATTGCCTTTGTAGAGGATCCCGATCACTATAAGGTTGAGTTGATTCAACTCAGCTCCAAAGCATCTGTGACTACGACAACCTCCACCTCTGTCAGTTGA
- the eno gene encoding phosphopyruvate hydratase — MHETEIAAIEAREILDSRGRPTVEAEVILSCGAFGLAQVPSGASTGSFEAHELRDGDAQRYGGKGVLTAVTNIRDHIQPELVGLNALDQADIDQTMIDLDGSTNKSKLGANALLAVSLATAKAASEVLNLELYRYLGGPLANLLPVPLMNVINGGAHANNNVDIQEFMIVPHGADSFKEALRWGAEVFASLSQVLAAQNLLTGVGDEGGYAPNLASNQAALELLVEAIEKAGYQPGAQISLALDVAASEFYKDGQYTYDGAAHSPKELIDYLDGLARQYPIVSIEDPLHEEDWESWGNLTAQLGDRVQLVGDDLFVTNPIRLQKGIEQHSANSILIKLNQIGTLTETLETIDLAKRNSFTSIISHRSGETEDTTIADLAVATRAGQIKTGSLCRSERVAKYNRLLRIEDELGSQVAYAGAVGLGPG; from the coding sequence ATGCACGAAACCGAAATCGCTGCCATTGAGGCGCGCGAAATTCTAGACTCACGCGGTCGTCCTACTGTGGAAGCAGAAGTCATATTAAGTTGTGGGGCTTTTGGATTGGCCCAAGTTCCCAGTGGTGCTTCTACAGGTAGTTTTGAAGCCCATGAACTGAGAGATGGAGATGCTCAGCGCTATGGTGGCAAAGGGGTTCTTACTGCCGTTACTAATATTAGGGATCACATTCAGCCTGAACTGGTGGGGTTAAACGCCCTCGATCAAGCTGATATCGATCAGACCATGATTGATCTGGATGGATCGACGAACAAATCTAAACTGGGTGCAAATGCCCTCTTGGCTGTCTCCCTTGCCACGGCTAAAGCAGCTTCTGAAGTACTGAATTTAGAGCTATATCGTTATCTAGGAGGTCCTTTAGCAAACCTCTTGCCGGTGCCCTTAATGAACGTCATCAACGGTGGGGCCCATGCCAACAATAACGTTGATATTCAAGAGTTTATGATTGTCCCCCACGGTGCAGATTCCTTTAAGGAAGCCTTGCGCTGGGGAGCAGAAGTCTTTGCATCGCTGAGTCAAGTATTGGCAGCCCAAAATCTGTTAACAGGCGTGGGGGATGAGGGGGGCTATGCCCCTAATCTGGCGTCTAACCAAGCCGCGTTGGAATTGTTAGTGGAAGCAATTGAGAAGGCTGGCTATCAACCTGGCGCTCAAATTAGCTTGGCCTTAGATGTCGCAGCCAGCGAATTCTATAAAGACGGGCAGTATACCTACGACGGTGCCGCCCATTCCCCCAAGGAGCTAATCGACTATTTAGATGGCTTAGCCAGGCAATATCCGATTGTCTCCATTGAAGATCCCCTACATGAAGAAGATTGGGAGAGTTGGGGGAATTTGACAGCCCAGTTAGGGGATCGCGTTCAGCTCGTCGGGGATGACCTGTTCGTCACGAACCCTATCCGGTTACAGAAAGGAATTGAGCAGCACTCGGCCAATTCTATTTTGATTAAACTGAATCAAATCGGGACCTTGACCGAAACCCTAGAAACAATTGATCTAGCCAAACGCAATTCCTTTACGTCCATCATTAGCCATCGATCCGGTGAGACGGAAGATACCACGATTGCGGATCTCGCGGTTGCGACCCGAGCCGGTCAGATCAAAACGGGCTCTCTTTGCCGTAGCGAACGCGTGGCAAAATACAATCGCTTGCTGCGTATCGAGGATGAACTCGGCAGTCAGGTGGCCTATGCTGGCGCAGTAGGCTTAGGACCAGGATAA
- a CDS encoding M48 family metalloprotease — MNQLKTASLLGLLSALLIGSSYALLGGSGGIVIGIGIAALTNLGAWYYSDQIALSAYQAQLVRANQAPQLYAVVQRLAQRANLPMPRLYIIPSSAANAFATGRDPDHGAIAVTEGLLRMLPAAELEGVLAHELAHIQNQDTLTQAVAATLAGAIAFLAQMVSYSFWFCGSRGNDRESNPIGALLMVVLAPLSATILQLGISRTREFSADETAARLTGQPRALAQALSRLESNAQRNALGGNPAFAPLLIINPPARQWLSNLFTTHPSTRDRINRLLKLEQQLQRRPSIAFTSL, encoded by the coding sequence ATGAATCAACTCAAAACCGCCAGTTTACTAGGCCTACTCAGTGCTCTCCTCATTGGCAGTAGCTATGCTCTATTGGGGGGCAGTGGCGGTATTGTCATAGGTATTGGGATTGCAGCTCTCACCAACTTAGGTGCTTGGTACTACTCTGACCAGATTGCCTTATCGGCCTACCAGGCGCAGTTGGTGCGGGCCAATCAAGCCCCTCAGTTGTACGCTGTGGTTCAGCGTTTGGCCCAGCGGGCAAACCTACCTATGCCACGCTTGTATATCATTCCCAGTTCAGCTGCGAATGCCTTTGCCACGGGGCGTGATCCCGACCATGGAGCCATTGCTGTTACGGAAGGGTTGCTGAGGATGCTGCCAGCGGCAGAACTAGAAGGGGTTCTTGCCCATGAGTTGGCTCATATCCAGAATCAAGACACCTTGACCCAAGCAGTCGCAGCCACGTTAGCCGGTGCGATCGCATTCTTAGCCCAAATGGTGAGCTACAGTTTCTGGTTTTGCGGTAGTCGAGGCAATGATCGAGAATCCAACCCTATCGGGGCTTTACTGATGGTTGTCTTAGCACCCCTATCAGCAACGATCCTGCAATTAGGGATCTCTCGGACCCGCGAGTTCTCTGCAGACGAAACCGCCGCTCGCCTAACGGGACAACCTCGCGCTCTAGCCCAAGCCTTGTCTCGTTTGGAAAGCAATGCTCAGCGCAATGCGTTAGGGGGCAATCCGGCTTTTGCACCGCTGTTGATTATTAATCCCCCAGCTCGGCAATGGCTGAGTAACTTGTTTACGACTCATCCCAGTACGCGAGATCGTATCAATCGTTTACTCAAGCTAGAGCAGCAACTGCAAAGACGCCCATCTATTGCATTCACATCGCTTTAG
- a CDS encoding ABC transporter permease → MTSKSIPLRQLWLPSTCLLLMVGGGVAILTSPLWNLNGWPQFLEFWQASLHPDFTAPLMATAWQGLLTTLAYAICGTVFSVCLGFVGSVFISDVGRQVLGIAPYFSQGLKSLLVVPRAIHEMLWGLLLINLWGLDPLVAIAAITIPFSAIVAKVFSDILDDTPHQALEAIRQGGGRPLNAFLYGLLPSASTNLLSYSFYRFECSLRSAATLGIIGVGGLGHEIFLSLQSLQYQQVWTFIYALMILNGVIDWSSARCRHRLGCQTRISLHLKNAPIQQVHSRRPEPERSFSNNLLYCILVVVSLVGALAWSWLYIGPDLSILVAPQTWHNSQQIFVGLWPLQPSPSLLATCDASLQTLGMAFMAILGAGFGGMVFSFGTAANFFLPGGLFLPQPASLWRQGVGRLLVGAARLFLLICRSVPAPIWALVMLFIVFPGVLPGAIALGIHNLGILGRLMAEVNENLDQKPLAALQAQGASSPFVFLYGVLPMTLPRFLAYSCYRWEVGMRETVIVGLVGAGGLGRLLSEQLSSFDSSGVVWTLGCFILLSLGVDWLSQYLRQQLQSL, encoded by the coding sequence ATGACCTCAAAATCTATCCCCCTCAGGCAGCTATGGCTGCCTAGCACTTGTTTATTGCTCATGGTTGGGGGTGGGGTTGCTATCTTGACCAGCCCCCTCTGGAATCTGAATGGTTGGCCCCAGTTTCTAGAGTTTTGGCAAGCTAGTCTCCATCCTGATTTCACCGCTCCATTGATGGCAACGGCCTGGCAAGGGCTGCTAACGACCTTGGCCTATGCCATTTGCGGCACAGTGTTCAGTGTCTGTCTCGGCTTTGTAGGCAGTGTCTTTATCTCAGACGTGGGGAGACAGGTTTTAGGCATTGCCCCATATTTCAGCCAGGGCTTAAAAAGCCTACTGGTCGTGCCTCGTGCTATTCACGAAATGCTCTGGGGACTTTTGCTGATCAATCTATGGGGACTCGATCCCCTCGTTGCGATCGCAGCCATTACCATTCCCTTTAGCGCGATTGTGGCGAAAGTCTTTAGCGATATTCTCGATGATACGCCCCATCAGGCGTTGGAGGCGATACGACAGGGTGGCGGACGGCCCTTGAATGCCTTCTTATACGGACTCTTACCCTCTGCCAGCACCAATTTACTGTCCTATAGTTTCTATCGTTTTGAATGCTCCCTACGATCCGCCGCCACCCTTGGCATTATTGGGGTTGGAGGGCTAGGTCATGAAATCTTTTTGAGTTTGCAGTCCCTGCAATACCAGCAAGTATGGACCTTTATCTATGCCTTAATGATCCTGAATGGCGTGATTGATTGGAGTAGTGCCCGGTGTCGCCATCGATTGGGCTGCCAAACTCGCATTAGTTTGCACCTAAAAAATGCTCCGATTCAACAGGTGCATTCCCGACGTCCCGAGCCTGAACGCTCATTCTCTAATAATCTGCTCTACTGCATACTGGTGGTCGTTAGTCTCGTTGGGGCATTGGCTTGGAGTTGGCTTTATATCGGCCCCGATCTGTCTATCTTGGTAGCCCCCCAAACTTGGCACAATAGCCAGCAGATATTCGTTGGACTATGGCCGTTACAACCTAGCCCGTCTCTATTGGCAACCTGCGATGCCTCGCTCCAAACCCTAGGCATGGCTTTCATGGCTATTCTAGGCGCAGGCTTTGGGGGCATGGTGTTCTCGTTTGGGACGGCTGCCAATTTTTTTCTCCCCGGCGGACTTTTTCTCCCCCAACCCGCGAGTCTATGGCGTCAAGGGGTAGGTCGGCTGCTCGTCGGCGCGGCACGGCTGTTTTTGTTGATCTGCCGCTCTGTCCCCGCGCCCATTTGGGCTTTGGTGATGTTGTTTATCGTCTTTCCGGGAGTGCTACCGGGTGCGATCGCACTAGGCATCCATAACCTCGGCATTCTGGGGCGTCTGATGGCCGAAGTCAATGAAAACTTAGATCAAAAGCCCTTGGCCGCTCTGCAAGCTCAAGGGGCCTCTAGCCCATTTGTTTTTCTTTATGGCGTTTTACCCATGACATTGCCCCGGTTTTTAGCATATTCTTGCTATCGCTGGGAGGTGGGCATGCGGGAAACGGTGATTGTGGGTCTCGTGGGGGCTGGAGGACTAGGAC